Proteins encoded within one genomic window of Thioploca ingrica:
- a CDS encoding guanylate kinase: MTKGTLFTVCAPSGAGKTSLVNALVASLDNLTVSVSHTTRQPRPGEKNGVNYHFVTEDDFIHMLTCNLFLEHAQVYDHYYGTSQRWLLEHLHTGTDVILEIDWQGAQQVRRLKPDTVTIFILPPSREVLERRLRSRGKDSEAVIAQRLQAAVDDISHYVEFDYLVVNDDFSQAVKDLQAIVHSQRLTQLAHAPKLEKLLTDLLS; encoded by the coding sequence GTGACTAAAGGGACTCTTTTTACCGTTTGTGCTCCCTCGGGTGCGGGTAAAACCAGCTTAGTGAATGCTTTAGTAGCCAGCCTGGATAATTTAACGGTATCGGTATCTCACACGACTCGTCAACCGAGACCTGGGGAAAAAAATGGCGTTAATTATCATTTTGTGACAGAAGACGACTTCATTCACATGTTAACTTGTAATTTGTTTTTAGAACATGCTCAAGTCTACGATCACTACTATGGTACTTCGCAGAGATGGTTGCTGGAACACTTACATACCGGTACCGATGTGATTCTAGAAATCGATTGGCAAGGTGCGCAACAAGTTCGCCGTTTAAAACCAGATACAGTCACTATTTTTATTTTACCGCCGTCACGAGAAGTGCTAGAACGGCGACTACGCAGTCGAGGTAAAGACAGTGAAGCTGTGATCGCGCAACGGTTACAGGCTGCAGTGGATGACATCAGCCATTATGTTGAATTTGATTATTTGGTGGTCAATGATGATTTTTCTCAAGCCGTAAAAGATTTACAAGCGATTGTCCATAGCCAACGACTAACCCAATTAGCCCATGCACCCAAACTAGAGAAATTATTAACAGATTTGCTGAGTTAG